The Leisingera caerulea DSM 24564 genome has a window encoding:
- a CDS encoding OmpA family protein, with protein sequence MTLDPCKTGRRSFLTAAAAAGLVAMSGAAVASSEPVDPWVTRELYTWEKHRLATLAEKLNDTLADLPVETRVLPGHLRVRIPASLAYVPGKDALNPDGVAVLTLVAEKLADQKRVSVEIVGHHDTRANDYEAYVFTQRRAVAAKSALESRGISPARLKATGLGMKFPFTDGGSAENQRIELIIRPV encoded by the coding sequence ATGACCCTTGATCCCTGCAAGACCGGCCGCAGGAGCTTTCTCACCGCTGCAGCTGCCGCGGGCCTTGTCGCCATGTCCGGCGCCGCTGTTGCAAGCTCGGAGCCGGTCGACCCCTGGGTGACCCGCGAGCTTTACACCTGGGAAAAGCACCGCCTGGCCACGCTGGCGGAGAAGCTGAACGACACGCTGGCCGATCTGCCGGTCGAAACCAGGGTTCTCCCCGGCCACCTGCGGGTCCGCATTCCGGCCAGCCTGGCCTATGTTCCCGGAAAAGATGCGCTGAACCCGGATGGGGTTGCAGTTCTGACACTCGTCGCTGAGAAGCTGGCCGATCAGAAGCGCGTCAGCGTGGAGATCGTGGGTCATCATGACACCCGCGCCAATGACTACGAAGCCTACGTCTTCACTCAGCGCCGGGCGGTCGCGGCCAAATCAGCATTGGAAAGCAGGGGGATTTCCCCGGCACGGCTCAAGGCCACCGGCCTGGGGATGAAGTTCCCCTTCACAGACGGCGGTTCCGCGGAAAATCAGCGGATCGAACTGATCATCCGGCCGGTCTGA
- a CDS encoding HU family DNA-binding protein: MSNMTKSDYVGAIAEKAGVTKAEAEKIVNAIDEVTREQVAGGATVPIPGVGKVAAVDKPERTMRNPATGENFVKAAHKAPKVTIGKALKDAVNA, from the coding sequence ATGAGCAACATGACCAAATCAGATTACGTAGGGGCGATTGCTGAAAAGGCAGGCGTGACGAAGGCCGAGGCGGAAAAGATCGTGAATGCGATCGACGAGGTGACCCGCGAGCAGGTTGCCGGCGGCGCGACTGTTCCGATCCCGGGCGTGGGTAAAGTCGCGGCGGTCGACAAGCCCGAGCGCACCATGCGCAACCCGGCCACTGGCGAGAACTTCGTCAAGGCCGCGCACAAGGCGCCGAAGGTCACCATCGGCAAGGCGCTGAAGGATGCGGTCAACGCCTGA